A region of the Arachis hypogaea cultivar Tifrunner chromosome 15, arahy.Tifrunner.gnm2.J5K5, whole genome shotgun sequence genome:
tcgtgtccgacttgttggactgctGCGTTGCTGATCcattgtcaccggagggtggtggtacctgcaagggactccgatgcttaagttagcaaggatattaagcaggtttttagtagaatcagagtatgagttatacctgggtgctccaatgtatttataatggtgtggagtgacctttttagataagataagttagttatcttatcttattttatctttgggtgaggtcagcttatcttcaagggaaccgcccttatctctgtagttttgggctgcctttggatttggatcgtgttcctctatttgggcctttattgggcctctgtagcgatttgaccgagctctttgagaagaggtcggattgtcctgacctgaaaagGTCTGTCGACTTGTCAGTAGAACATCTTGTGTCGGACAGCTctacccagggtatgaacagtaagtAAACCCAAATAGTTCAcgtctttcatttttttcttgtGGAAATGCATGCTCATTTGAAATGATGGTAATCTTTTTTAGATGGGTAAACTACACAAAATCATGACTTCCGAGGCATACGGACATCTTCGGAGGTATATTCCAGGTGATCTTGCGGATTGGCCTGTTAGAAGAGGCCAGGGAGTTCCAAACTGCAACACAAGGTAGTATATATGGTAATCAGGAAATGTTATAGCTTGCAATGTGATACTAACACGTCAATAAGTTTATCCATTTTAGTGATAGCTCAGGTTTGTGGGTTATCTCCTGGCTCAACTCGGATGGGAAGTTTAATGCTTCAAACATCAGCGGGGTGGTGAGTGTATACTAATTAAATATAACGTGTTTAAGTATTATAACATTTTTGGTTTATATGTAAAATTATGCATTTGATATCAAATTTAATAGCTTGAAGATTCGAACATATGAGGGTTGACTGCGATATCTCTTGTTGGAGGCCCTTTCAACACCATGGCCAGCACCGTGAGGATCAGGGCTAGACAATGGCAAAGGCGTTCCATGGTCCAAAGCTGCAACAAAGAAATAGTTCAATGGGGACACATCAGTAGGGATCATGGTGAAGTAGGTCCTAGGTCTCATGATAGCCTATAAGCTCATGAGAGAAATAAGGTTGTCAGGCTCTGTACATGTCCTTGTCAACagttattttgttttgttcttgAACATTAAATTTCCTTTGTCTAGATAGTTTATGCCTTTGCATGAATTGTCCCCTGGTTATGAATTTAACATCTATGTTATCCTGTGTGTGGTTCACTTTAAATATGGGTCATTGCGTAAATTAATACTAATTTTATGGTTTAAATGACATGTTGCCCTAGTAAATTTAACTTCAGAAGGATAAACAAATGCAAACATAACCATTACATTATCTATTAACATTAATTTGATTTCCTAGCAtggataaaatatataaatataaaatatacaaatatagaatatataaattattttatctaaACAAATGCAATCaccattaatttaattttgtatatttaaataataaatataagatatatgaatatataaattatttgatctattaagATCAATTATCatgctttaaaatttttataatacaaaaaaaatattaaggtaTTATAGTATAAAAATTTGCTAATCCATAATTTcacaaaaacatgaaaataaatataaaaagtaaaaatcaaagattaatactttttatataataataaataatattcgttttaaattttttttagcgaTTCACTATTTTATTGACTAGTTACTGATTAGGAATAAAGTTAATTTCCTAACAAAAAGGAATAACGTACTCCACTACTATGtcataaattaatttcaattaatactgTTGTAGCATTAGTTAGTCATTTTGGTGCAAAGCATAAATATGattcctaataaatttaaattggaATAGGTTTCGGTTTAACATACCATTAACCCATCAAAAGTCAAAGACGCAACCTTTGTACTTTACTTAATCGCTGCCAATAGATGCGACAACATTATCGTACCATCTTGTCGAGAAGGCGCCAGTGCTGCCATATTTGATATTTCGAGGTGCTGGACACCTGCATTTTGCACAATAACGGAATTACATTAACGATATTTTTCTCCACCTTTGCTAGATTCTAACTGTGGTAACGGCAACGGTCATCTGTGTGATGAGACAAGTGACTTTTGGTGAGGCGATCCCTTGTTTTTCTGGGAACACTTTAAAAGCACCGTTGGAGTCATAGAAGAGGCACCAAAGCTAAGCCATTCTCTAATTTCTAATGCCGTCCTGCCAAGAAAGCGGTTACGCAAACATGAAGGACCAAACTCCATAAACTGATGGAGACATGGCCAACAAGGGTTCACTTCCTCCGGAGAAAGAGTTCGGCCCTACGCACCTGATGGCAGAAAGTCCTGGTGGAACTACCTTAACACAACCATCTCAGGTTGTAAGTATAGGTTTGTCTCTTTATGAAAAACTTGGCATGTAACGTTTAAGCATTGCATCCTCGTTTAACCTGTATGGTAATGTATTCTTTGTAGAGCCAAGTAACATGTAATAGCTCATCATCCATCAACGCTTTGACCGCTCCAGTGGACCACCTAGCGTCGAAGGTAGAAGCATGTGAAAGGCGGCAACTTGAGCGCGACTCAGCTATCGATGTTATGAGTTCTATTCTTCTGAGTATCCAAGCTAGCGTCACAAATAAGATTGCAATAGAGAAGGAATATTCAGATGTTACCGGGAATTTGTGTGCAACAACACCACCTAAGAGGAAGGCAGACAGTTAGAGCTACGATAATGTGGACGACTTCAACACAACTATTCGGGTACCAATATCCATCCTTGATGATGACAAATCAGCAGCAAACCCACCGAAGAGGCCAACCGGCAGCCACAATAGAAACCAGAAGAGTGCCGGCCAACAAGGTTCGTTCAAGGTATGGTGATGTTTAGGCTACAGTTACGTAATATTTAGGCTAGAAAGATTTTTTTCCTTGGTCAAATGGTtgactttgatttttattttttctggcCTTTCTTattaatgaaaaaattaattaattatattttttcagaTGTTAAaggattatttttttctttttatttttgatttttatccaATATTGTTGAACACATAATTTGTGCTTGATCTAGATTCAGATCATTTTTACATCTTAGATTCAAAGCCAACTTGACAATgaccttttttataattttttgggtATGGGAAAGGCTATGATACGTGATTTATTTATAAGGCCCATTAAGGGTGAGACTAGGCCACTACCCGAATTAGAATCCAAATCGTAATGTTATTTTGTCTTACAAAAAATTGTGAGggaaaaaaatttcaaacaaaattaatattttattgaacAACCATGCTCTACATAGGAACACTAATTCATAATAACTTTGTTGCAGACGGCAGCAGAGGTTGTGGCACACAAAGAGACGAAACTGATATCCACCCAAGGGAAGCATTTTACCCGCTCAGTTGGACCCTCACAAAACACTCGTGGAAGTTTGTATGGATACCCAACAATGATGCCCAAGAATAACTACGGGCGCACCTCTGCAAATTTGATAAGAACGCGTTCCATTGGTGGGAACTCAAAATTCCTTGGACTAGGACCTGCTGATCCAATACATGGGTTTCCAGTGAACCCACCTCTAGTAGGTCATCTAAACGGACCACGGCCGCGGCCATCCACCTTTGTTAGATTGTTTGGCAGTCTGATGAACACAATGTGCTTGGACGCCTTCTCAGGGGTTCCCGCAGACAAGCGATTGCTGAAGCCAACGGACAACAAACTCACTGACTTGCAGAGAGCAGTTGCTGCATATGCATTTAACCCAATGGGAGATCCCATGTAAGTTTCGATCGTGAAACTCTTTGATTACGATACTTGTTTGTGACCTGTATTTATTTGGCCTCTAATTTGTTAAGTTGAGATTCACACACTATCTTGCAGGGAAGAACTGGTTAGGTTTGGACATTTTGTGTTGCAGCGCCACAACATACTCACCCTCCAGCCCCCTCATATGCCGGACGATAACATTTTTGAAATGTTAGCCTTATGGCTAAGTTTAGCCACTCGCGAAAACGATAGGGTAGAATTCTGGACCTTGCCTCCTGGATTCACGTTAAGTCGGCCAATGACACAGTAAAATGTGTGATATAATTTTCTTTATCGATGATTAGCAACAAAATGTACATATTGATTTTTGGGAGGGAAGCTCTGCTGAGGAACTGGCCAGTCGTTACAAGGAGAGATGGATGAGGCACTTTAATAGCCTCAATTATGTAAGTTGTTGTTGCAGTTATCGTTGTTGGCAAATACAATCAATTCATGCCTCACAATTGTTGGTATTCTTTTAGGTTTATATCCCCGTAAAGGATGCATGTAGACACTGGTATCTGGCGGTTGTGGCATTCCGAGAGCGGACCTTGTATCATTTGGATGCTAGTATGGATGAAGAGGGGAGCGTTAGTAGGAAACTATTCGTCAGAAACCTGGGGGAGGCCCTTTCCCAATTGGTTGCTATTGGGGAGTATTCACCCCCATTAGCTAAGAATGATGCAGAGATTACCTGCTTCAGCATTGCTAGCGCAAATGGCCTACCTGTGGGACAGCCAAGGTAAACTATTTATGTTTATGCAAAATGTTTTCCTGCTATTTGCTAGTTATTGATTGGCTCAGTTACTTAACTTTTTACTTCCATTAGGGAAGCATGTGCAATCTGGGTACTCAGTTGGATGGCTATGGCTGGCGCTTTCCAACATAATATGCTACCTTCTATGGACGATAAAGTGGTGAGAATACACACAGCATTGACTCTGTTGATGTCACCTGCCAACGAGGCCGCTgaatggatcactacttgtgtcCCTGGACCTTGAGTACCATGGACATGGCCGACCACTTACCTTTTGAACCTTAATTCTAAATTGAGATGTTGGTTATTTTGTTGTGCACGTAATAGTTTGGGGAACTTACCCTATCACATTTCATCACTTTTTTTACCTAACAGTCCACACccattaagtgatttcaggccCATATTAGCTTTGTGGTTATGTTTAAGAAATTGTCTTTAAATTTAGGGCAACCTTCTAATATCAATAATTCCAATGGTAAAACAGGACACGAATGCAGAAACTTGTGTCAGACCGTACAAGGCGCATAGGAAACCTGATTCAGGGAGGCCCAGGCTAAAACTCACCGTAAAATAGGACACGAATGCAAAAACTTGTGTCAGACCGTACGAGGCTCATAGGGAACCTAATTCAGGGAAGCCCAGGCTAAAACTCACCCATTTTTGGGTATGGACAACCGCTACAGCAAACCGATAAGAGATAAAGTAAGGTGCTTGTTCCGCTAACATACTCCATATAATGTTTCACATACTCGACAATGGTTTTCTTCATGTGAatagaattatatatattatattttagaaattttgaatattgtattttattattgataaaaaatttgaaatatagtttaaatttattttaaaaatttggagtactgcttaaatattaaattatggatgagctatttaaattaaaaaagataaatttaaaatatcaatagAATATAAAcatattcaattcaaaccattatttaaatatatcaatatttaaaatgtgaatagaatattttttttgtgtttataaAATGTTTGATTATCTTAGTATGAATAGTTTGATTATTTtgctataaaatttttattattttagtatatagTTGATCATTTTTCTAAacaatatatgaaaaaatatataaatgtgATAGTATATGAAGTATACATAAATATACGCAAATAcatgataatatataaaatagaggaatgctagggggctagcaacttttgtgatttgtagccatcaaatagccatcaatgatggttttaatggtgtgagattggtgtgagatttcatctaatgactcacttttttttgctggttacatgctggccaaaatttaacaaagttgctggccccctagacttttcctatatCTTATATGACCTTCAATTTATATTAGTTCATAAAGtttcaattacttctatttaGTTTCTAAATTTTACAAACATGACTCACATAATCGTTGTAACAATTTTTGGAATGTGTTGTAACATGATGTAGTTTTAGTTTTGGCGCTCAAATAGCCTAAAAATAAGGTCGTATCACTTGATTTGGGTAGAAAAGTTTTAATAAACATCACTTACGATGTTATTTTTGGGCTATTTTAAGAGCCGAAATCAAAACGACGTTTTATAGAGTCTAATATGACATCTGGTTGTTCACGTCAACCTTCTGTTAACGTTTGTGCATCGAAATAAAATTACTTTAGAGACTAACATGAGTTGCATTCACAAAGTTTGAGAATTAAATAAAtgtaattgaaaatttaaaaactaaattgagACTCATATGCAAGTTTTGGGAAGTATTATCTCTAATTTCTATTGTCTATGGAACATTTGTAAAGTTATATTTGATCAATATAATTGTGGAAGTAAATTTTGAACAAtcgaaataaatttatatttgggAACAATaagttctatttttttattatttgaagttatttgtttaggtttgatggttttctagtgtttaatgcttttagaattttgtaaaaaattcagaaaaaagaaaatagaaaacaccgcaaaatgaaaaaatatatgtataagaTCAAAGCATTGTAAAGGTATAGTGGGAGAAATTTCAACTAAATGCAGGGTTGTTAAACATTTATTCTATATGAACTCTGTACCTGTCTCTTGCTACTTGCAatagaatttggatcctctaaattttaaattttcactttAGAAGAAAAAGTGCGATCTCTCACCCTTGAataatttctcttttttattttcttttggttccacctatgaaataaatggtgaaaaattactttatcctctaaaaagaaattcaaactttaaagaaTCCAAATCCCTTGCAATAACATAGATTGCTTGAAAGTTAATCCAGTATGCATGCTAGTATGTATAATTACTATGGCatgccagcaacaagcatgaaataTGATATAGATAATAAAAGGTGGTGAATCTCGCTTTCACATTCAATATGAAATTAAATGGGGGAAGGCAAGACTGTGGCATGGACCACTATACATTCTAaagggtttaattactctattgatttctataattttataaatttttaattaagtttttatatatttttttttgaatttggtctctgcactaaatttttttcaattaagtccctatatttttttctttttatttgagtctttgcaccaatttttcttttttttagttaggtctctatacaattaaaccaattactactaagagggacctaattgaaaaaaaaaatttagtgcagagactcaattaaaaagaaaaaaagtataagaatctAACAGAAAATTTTCCAAAACTATAAGattcaacaaaataattaaaccttctaAAAGGCTGTGTTTGattagaataagaaaagataagacactgataataaaatacaaaagatagaaacataaaaattagtatttttatattttgtttagtaataaattagaataaattatgaaagttTAATTTATCctcattttttcattcaaaaactttaagaaaaaaatataataataaaaaatataattataa
Encoded here:
- the LOC112750688 gene encoding uncharacterized protein, whose translation is MMPKNNYGRTSANLIRTRSIGGNSKFLGLGPADPIHGFPVNPPLVGHLNGPRPRPSTFVRLFGSLMNTMCLDAFSGVPADKRLLKPTDNKLTDLQRAVAAYAFNPMGDPMEELVRFGHFVLQRHNILTLQPPHMPDDNIFEMLALWLSLATRENDRQQNVHIDFWEGSSAEELASRYKERWMRHFNSLNYVYIPVKDACRHWYLAVVAFRERTLYHLDASMDEEGSVSRKLFVRNLGEALSQLVAIGEYSPPLAKNDAEITCFSIASANGLPVGQPRTRMQKLVSDRTRRIGNLIQGGPG